The following proteins are encoded in a genomic region of Bernardetia sp. MNP-M8:
- a CDS encoding cytochrome c biogenesis protein CcdA → MKKIFPSSFLTLLFVVSIFLFSSCSNVSAQIEQHSQWKTYTQPSDLSNVKVGETIKLYFEVDIEKDWYVYSSDFDKNLGPIVTEVAFEKSDAFEVIGGLKAVSPKKKYDDLWGGEYTYFVKKGKFYQVVKILKSTTTIKATLTYQECSEVSGKCIMQEPEFEFNIKAQATQTEKVEEKKEDKNDNQTPTTAQNDKVDENKNDDTNTEISNVVEITSNDSSLLENLTKTETTQTETVTLDKTKNYIPAGDPFKELPEVTTDLSGESESLWGFMIAAFLSGLVALLTPCVFPMIPMTVSFFTTRSKNRFEGIARAMFYGFSIIGLYTLIGFIVSRFLGDDAASILATHWIPNVLFFLVFIIFAISFFGAFDIVLPSKMVNNIDKQADKGGYVGIFFMALTLVVVSFSCTGPIAGSILVMSAQGEVIKPVLGMFAFSLAFALPFTLFAIFPSLLSSLPKSGGWLNTVKVVLGFIELALAFKFLSVADQVYHWGILDRPIYIVIWMSTAFFLGLYLLGKIRLPHDSVIEKLGVGRLLMAIASFAFFLYLMPGLFGAPLSPLSGYLPPQSTNEFDLVALIRGEENAAVNSKAKYSDILHLPHGLEGHFEYFEAIEAAKQANQPLFIDFTGHGCVNCREMEASVWNQPEILPLLKNELTVVALYVDERQELTEEEKYTSDRNGKEVTTVGKRNSDFQIRRFGQNAQPNYFIINPYTHQPLVKPVGRVSTQEFQAFLKKGIKEFQKQRLNNGL, encoded by the coding sequence ATGAAAAAAATTTTCCCCTCTTCGTTTCTAACTCTACTCTTTGTAGTTAGTATTTTTCTTTTCTCTTCTTGCTCAAATGTTTCTGCTCAGATAGAACAGCATTCGCAGTGGAAAACTTATACTCAGCCTAGTGATTTATCAAATGTCAAGGTAGGCGAAACAATAAAACTTTATTTTGAAGTAGATATTGAAAAAGACTGGTATGTCTATTCTTCTGACTTTGATAAAAATTTAGGTCCAATAGTAACTGAAGTAGCTTTTGAAAAAAGTGATGCTTTTGAAGTAATTGGAGGTTTGAAAGCTGTAAGTCCTAAGAAAAAATACGATGACCTTTGGGGAGGAGAATATACATATTTTGTCAAAAAAGGTAAGTTTTATCAAGTTGTAAAGATTTTGAAGTCTACTACGACTATCAAAGCTACCTTAACTTATCAAGAATGTTCAGAAGTATCAGGAAAATGTATCATGCAAGAACCTGAATTTGAATTCAATATAAAAGCTCAAGCAACACAAACAGAAAAAGTAGAAGAAAAAAAAGAGGATAAAAACGATAATCAAACACCAACTACTGCACAAAATGACAAGGTTGATGAAAATAAAAACGATGATACAAATACTGAAATTTCAAATGTAGTCGAAATAACAAGCAATGATAGTTCACTCCTTGAAAATCTTACCAAAACAGAAACTACACAGACAGAAACTGTAACATTAGACAAAACAAAAAACTACATTCCAGCAGGTGACCCTTTTAAAGAATTGCCAGAAGTTACGACAGATTTGAGTGGAGAGAGTGAGAGTTTGTGGGGATTTATGATAGCTGCTTTTTTGAGTGGTTTGGTGGCTCTTCTTACACCTTGTGTTTTTCCTATGATTCCAATGACAGTTTCTTTTTTTACGACACGAAGTAAAAATCGTTTTGAAGGAATTGCTCGTGCGATGTTTTATGGTTTTTCTATTATTGGACTTTATACACTAATTGGTTTTATTGTATCTCGTTTTTTAGGAGATGATGCAGCAAGTATTTTGGCTACACACTGGATTCCAAATGTTTTGTTTTTTCTTGTTTTTATAATTTTTGCAATTTCATTTTTTGGAGCATTTGACATTGTTTTACCTTCAAAAATGGTAAATAACATTGACAAACAAGCTGATAAAGGAGGTTATGTAGGAATATTTTTTATGGCTCTTACACTGGTAGTAGTTTCTTTTTCCTGTACAGGACCTATTGCAGGAAGTATTTTGGTAATGTCTGCACAAGGAGAAGTTATCAAACCTGTCTTGGGAATGTTTGCATTTTCTTTAGCTTTTGCGCTTCCTTTTACGCTTTTCGCTATTTTTCCTTCTTTGCTCTCTAGTCTTCCTAAATCTGGAGGTTGGTTAAATACTGTTAAAGTAGTTTTAGGTTTTATAGAGTTAGCTTTAGCGTTTAAGTTTTTGAGTGTAGCTGACCAAGTTTACCACTGGGGAATTCTTGACCGTCCGATTTATATTGTAATTTGGATGTCGACAGCTTTCTTTTTGGGTCTTTATCTTTTAGGAAAAATTCGTTTACCACATGATAGTGTTATTGAAAAATTAGGAGTCGGAAGACTTTTGATGGCGATTGCTTCTTTTGCTTTCTTTTTATATTTAATGCCAGGGCTTTTTGGTGCGCCACTTAGTCCACTTTCAGGATATTTGCCACCACAAAGCACTAACGAATTTGATTTAGTTGCACTTATTAGAGGAGAAGAAAATGCAGCAGTAAATAGTAAAGCTAAATATTCGGATATTTTACATTTGCCTCACGGCTTAGAAGGACATTTTGAATATTTTGAAGCAATTGAAGCAGCTAAACAAGCAAACCAACCTCTTTTTATTGACTTTACAGGACACGGCTGTGTAAATTGTAGGGAAATGGAAGCCTCTGTTTGGAATCAACCAGAGATTTTGCCATTGCTTAAAAATGAACTTACAGTTGTTGCCCTTTATGTAGATGAACGTCAAGAACTAACAGAAGAAGAAAAATATACCTCTGATAGAAATGGAAAAGAAGTAACCACAGTAGGAAAACGAAATTCAGATTTTCAGATTCGTCGTTTTGGACAAAATGCTCAACCTAATTATTTTATCATCAATCCTTATACACATCAGCCTTTAGTAAAACCTGTTGGAAGGGTAAGCACACAAGAGTTTCAAGCATTTTTGAAAAAAGGAATTAAAGAATTTCAAAAACAGCGTTTGAATAATGGATTGTAG
- a CDS encoding efflux RND transporter periplasmic adaptor subunit, producing MKNKVLLSLAAAIIFLGGGYGLYVWLGSMQQEPPKRAAKPQAIAVKIQNANPSTIEAEIVTFGRVESEQPVDIVAEVSGKIRESVHLQVGQSVRKGQVLFTLGKETFELGLQSQKSNFMREVAMILPDMKIDYPNRYQAWSSYFASLEVDKSLPKLPSYESEKEKTFLATKGILTSYYNIKAQEATLDKYVVTAPFSGSISEVYLQNGSVAPPNGKVLRLAQNSQLELKVPVDTRDVHWLKTGTKVGVATEDDSQQWIGTIARIGDIVNPATQSLDVYVKIQNGKNPIYAGMYLRATMQGGTIQNAIEVPRRAVFNDNEIYTVKNDSVLHLQTVQVKKSNKETLIISGINEGEKVVTEPLINAYDEMIVKILKENTGSTDAKLSVK from the coding sequence ATGAAAAACAAAGTTTTACTCTCTCTTGCTGCTGCAATTATTTTTTTAGGTGGAGGCTATGGTCTTTATGTATGGCTTGGTAGTATGCAACAAGAACCACCCAAAAGAGCAGCCAAACCACAAGCCATAGCTGTCAAAATCCAAAATGCAAATCCTTCTACTATAGAAGCCGAAATAGTTACATTCGGTAGAGTAGAATCGGAGCAACCTGTTGATATTGTAGCTGAAGTTTCAGGCAAAATTCGTGAAAGTGTTCATTTACAAGTAGGGCAATCTGTCAGAAAAGGACAAGTTTTGTTTACACTTGGTAAAGAAACATTTGAATTAGGACTTCAATCACAAAAAAGTAATTTTATGCGAGAAGTTGCAATGATTTTGCCAGACATGAAAATTGACTACCCAAATCGTTATCAAGCTTGGAGTAGTTATTTTGCTAGTTTGGAAGTAGATAAATCATTACCAAAACTTCCTTCTTATGAATCAGAAAAAGAAAAAACATTCCTTGCTACAAAAGGAATACTGACAAGTTATTACAATATAAAAGCGCAAGAAGCTACCTTAGATAAATATGTTGTAACTGCTCCTTTTTCAGGTTCAATTAGTGAGGTCTATTTACAAAACGGTTCGGTAGCTCCTCCAAACGGTAAAGTATTGCGTTTGGCTCAGAATAGTCAATTAGAACTCAAAGTTCCTGTAGATACTAGAGATGTACATTGGCTCAAAACAGGAACGAAAGTAGGAGTAGCCACAGAAGATGATAGCCAACAATGGATAGGAACAATTGCACGTATAGGCGATATTGTCAATCCAGCCACCCAATCTTTAGATGTGTATGTAAAAATTCAGAATGGAAAAAATCCGATTTATGCAGGAATGTATTTGCGTGCAACTATGCAAGGAGGAACAATCCAAAATGCTATTGAAGTACCAAGAAGAGCTGTTTTTAATGATAATGAAATTTATACAGTCAAAAATGATTCTGTTTTGCATCTTCAAACTGTTCAAGTAAAGAAATCCAATAAAGAAACATTGATTATTTCAGGCATAAATGAAGGTGAAAAAGTAGTAACTGAGCCTTTAATAAATGCTTATGATGAAATGATTGTCAAAATTTTGAAGGAAAATACAGGAAGCACTGACGCAAAATTATCTGTTAAATAA
- a CDS encoding efflux RND transporter permease subunit has translation MKKLVEYFVKYPIWANAIIFTMVIFGAVSYGWVMKRSFFPETDPTTITVGVVMPGASPEEMEEGVTIKIEESLKGIEGIKEITSTSSENNANIVVQLERGVDADEALAEVKNAVDRINSFPTSAERPLVFKVKPRSRTMYLGLRAREGKDLDLFLLKKYAEQIEDEMLASGVISQLNISGYPDIEISIEVPEATLLRYNLRFEQIAAAVRSNNRDISAGAIKSKEEEILIRSRAKEKMAEKIGNIVLRANTDGSNLRLRDIATIKQQFADVPNALHINGERAVSLEITKLKEEDLEEISIYANNYVTEFNKKHSDVELVVSFDFFDLLSQRLQMLIDNGIMGLVLVLICLGLFLSLRLSFWVAMGIPISFAGMFVIAALMGITINMISLFGMILVVGILVDDGIVIGENIFTHFEMGKSPMRATVDGTFEVMPSVFTSVLTTIVAFLPIAIGIEGFDFLQEMGLIVVLCLGVSLIEAFFVLPSHLTHKDMGDTKSEGKFRGTLNKGIDFLRHKVYGTALAHVLRFRYVYVFVPVVFVMLVLGLINGQFIKVVFFPNIPFDSFDASIAFKAGTPKEKVISYLERFEKATWEVNDELKKEYKDEKNFINYTFRNLGRTSDGSESGSHAGHVSISLLDMDDREITSNEISNRVKEKIGKIPEAETFTVAGRNRFGKPISVRLLSKNNEALDQATEELKRELENFSELKEVTDNQRVGRRELQLELKPKAYFLGLTHADITNQIRQGFFGEEIQRLQKGTDEVRVWVRYPEASRETLGQLETMRIKMADGKEIPLSEVASYTIDRGIVDIKHFNGSREIAVEAELADPNGSPVSIIQKLTDSTFVDMKSKYPSLSFEFGGQQQRSSQSQESLKFALPIMLFVIILLITLTFRSLSQSLLVMCLIPLGLFCAVFGHFFADKPVSLLSLWGILALSGVIINDAVVLVSKFNSNLQEGMTMPDAIYNAGISRFRAILLTTITTVAGLAPLIMETSFQAQFLIPMAVSVAYGVGFGTFLILLIFPVILLVVNDMRRMIVYSKRWVKHTWKGYKGEVLYPTSEEVEPANREMIRLKIMKEME, from the coding sequence ATGAAAAAACTTGTAGAATATTTTGTAAAATATCCAATTTGGGCAAATGCCATCATTTTTACCATGGTAATATTTGGTGCAGTTTCGTATGGTTGGGTCATGAAACGTTCCTTTTTTCCTGAAACCGACCCTACTACAATTACAGTAGGTGTAGTTATGCCAGGAGCATCACCCGAAGAAATGGAAGAAGGCGTAACCATCAAAATTGAGGAATCCTTAAAAGGAATTGAAGGAATTAAAGAAATTACTTCTACTTCCTCTGAAAACAATGCAAATATTGTCGTTCAGTTGGAGCGTGGTGTCGATGCTGATGAAGCACTTGCTGAAGTAAAAAATGCTGTAGATAGAATCAACTCTTTTCCAACTAGCGCAGAACGACCTTTGGTTTTCAAAGTAAAGCCACGAAGCAGAACCATGTACTTGGGTTTGAGAGCAAGAGAAGGAAAAGATTTAGATTTGTTTCTCTTAAAAAAATATGCTGAACAAATTGAAGATGAAATGTTGGCATCAGGAGTTATTTCTCAGCTTAATATTAGTGGTTATCCTGATATAGAAATTTCTATTGAAGTTCCAGAGGCTACACTTTTACGTTATAATTTACGTTTTGAGCAAATTGCAGCAGCAGTTAGATCAAATAACCGTGATATTTCGGCAGGTGCAATCAAATCTAAAGAAGAAGAAATTCTAATCCGTTCAAGAGCCAAAGAAAAAATGGCTGAAAAAATTGGAAATATTGTTCTTCGTGCTAATACAGATGGAAGTAATCTTCGTTTGAGAGATATTGCTACTATCAAACAACAGTTTGCAGATGTTCCGAATGCCTTACACATCAATGGAGAAAGAGCTGTTTCACTAGAAATTACAAAACTTAAAGAAGAAGATTTAGAAGAAATCTCAATTTATGCGAATAATTATGTCACAGAATTTAATAAAAAACATTCTGATGTTGAATTAGTCGTTTCGTTTGATTTCTTTGATTTGCTTTCGCAACGTCTTCAAATGCTAATCGATAATGGAATCATGGGACTTGTTTTGGTTCTGATTTGTCTAGGACTTTTTCTTAGTCTTCGTCTTTCCTTTTGGGTAGCTATGGGTATTCCAATTTCATTTGCAGGAATGTTTGTTATTGCTGCCTTAATGGGAATTACGATTAATATGATTTCCCTTTTCGGAATGATACTCGTTGTCGGTATTTTGGTAGATGATGGTATTGTGATTGGAGAAAATATTTTTACGCACTTTGAGATGGGCAAGTCGCCTATGCGAGCAACTGTTGATGGTACTTTTGAGGTAATGCCTTCTGTTTTTACGTCTGTCCTTACAACAATTGTAGCCTTTTTGCCTATTGCTATTGGTATTGAAGGATTTGATTTTCTTCAAGAAATGGGACTTATTGTAGTCCTTTGTTTGGGCGTTTCGCTGATTGAAGCCTTTTTTGTTTTGCCTTCTCACCTTACTCATAAAGATATGGGAGATACAAAAAGTGAAGGAAAATTTAGAGGAACACTAAATAAAGGCATTGATTTTTTACGTCATAAAGTTTATGGAACTGCACTTGCCCACGTTTTACGCTTTCGTTATGTGTATGTTTTTGTTCCTGTTGTTTTTGTGATGCTTGTTCTAGGACTGATAAACGGGCAATTTATAAAAGTAGTTTTCTTTCCAAATATTCCTTTTGATAGTTTTGATGCCAGTATTGCCTTTAAAGCAGGAACGCCAAAAGAAAAAGTTATTTCTTATTTAGAACGCTTCGAAAAGGCTACTTGGGAAGTAAACGACGAACTCAAAAAAGAATATAAGGACGAGAAAAATTTTATCAATTACACCTTTAGAAACTTAGGAAGAACTTCAGATGGAAGTGAAAGTGGTTCGCATGCAGGACATGTTTCTATTTCGCTTTTGGATATGGATGATAGAGAAATTACCAGTAATGAAATTTCAAACCGAGTAAAAGAAAAAATAGGTAAGATTCCAGAAGCCGAAACCTTTACTGTTGCAGGGAGAAACCGTTTTGGAAAACCTATTTCAGTTCGTTTATTATCCAAAAATAATGAAGCCTTAGACCAAGCTACCGAAGAACTTAAAAGAGAGCTTGAAAATTTTTCAGAGCTTAAAGAAGTCACAGATAATCAGCGAGTAGGACGAAGAGAGCTTCAATTAGAACTCAAACCTAAAGCCTATTTCTTAGGACTTACACACGCAGATATTACTAACCAAATCAGACAAGGTTTTTTTGGAGAAGAAATACAACGACTTCAAAAAGGAACAGATGAGGTACGTGTGTGGGTGCGTTATCCAGAAGCTAGTAGAGAAACTTTAGGACAACTTGAAACTATGCGTATCAAAATGGCTGATGGAAAAGAAATTCCTTTGTCAGAAGTTGCTTCTTATACCATTGATAGAGGGATTGTAGATATCAAACACTTCAATGGCTCAAGAGAAATTGCTGTAGAAGCAGAATTAGCTGATCCAAATGGTTCACCTGTTAGTATTATCCAAAAACTAACAGATTCTACATTTGTAGATATGAAAAGTAAATATCCAAGTCTTTCTTTTGAATTTGGTGGACAACAGCAACGCAGTAGTCAGTCGCAAGAATCGTTGAAGTTTGCACTTCCAATTATGCTTTTTGTAATTATTCTTTTGATTACACTTACTTTTCGTTCGCTGAGTCAGTCGCTTTTAGTAATGTGTTTGATTCCTTTGGGACTGTTTTGTGCTGTCTTTGGTCATTTCTTTGCTGATAAGCCTGTTTCTCTTTTGAGTTTATGGGGAATTTTGGCACTTTCAGGTGTAATTATCAATGATGCCGTAGTTTTGGTCAGTAAGTTCAATTCCAATTTACAAGAAGGAATGACAATGCCTGATGCCATTTATAATGCAGGAATTTCTCGTTTTAGAGCAATTTTACTTACAACTATCACGACTGTTGCAGGACTTGCACCACTTATCATGGAAACAAGTTTTCAAGCTCAATTCTTGATTCCGATGGCTGTTTCGGTGGCTTATGGAGTTGGTTTTGGTACGTTCTTGATTCTACTTATTTTCCCTGTTATTCTGCTTGTTGTAAATGATATGCGTAGAATGATTGTTTATTCTAAGCGTTGGGTTAAACACACTTGGAAAGGATATAAAGGAGAAGTTCTTTATCCCACTTCCGAAGAAGTAGAACCTGCCAATCGTGAAATGATACGTTTGAAAATTATGAAGGAAATGGAGTAA
- a CDS encoding RNA pseudouridine synthase, whose protein sequence is MKRYKLSDLVIFENDDYLIVDKPPFLSSLDERLGNAMNLLQIVRAELPEAKLGHRLDKETSGAVAIAKHFEAYRHLSIQFQERQVEKVYHAIAVGVHDFQEQAVEVPLHKMKNGLSAVNYKQGKHSLTFFTTLEAFRHYTLLECRPITGRLHQIRVHAQTIGAPLVADKAYGGKDLFLSEIKRKKFNLKKWEEELPLMQRVALHAKELAFNGMNGEVIKAITEYPKDFNALLRQLGKFDM, encoded by the coding sequence ATGAAACGCTATAAACTTTCTGACCTTGTTATTTTTGAAAACGACGATTATTTAATTGTTGATAAACCTCCTTTTTTGTCTTCTTTAGATGAACGCTTAGGAAATGCGATGAATCTTTTACAGATTGTCAGAGCAGAACTACCAGAAGCAAAATTGGGACACCGTTTGGACAAGGAAACAAGTGGAGCTGTTGCAATAGCAAAACACTTTGAAGCCTATCGTCATCTTTCTATTCAATTTCAAGAACGTCAGGTAGAAAAAGTTTATCATGCTATTGCTGTGGGAGTGCATGATTTTCAAGAGCAAGCTGTTGAAGTTCCTTTACACAAAATGAAAAATGGACTTTCAGCTGTTAACTACAAACAAGGAAAGCATTCACTTACATTTTTTACTACTTTAGAGGCTTTCCGTCATTATACACTTTTGGAATGTCGTCCGATTACTGGGCGTTTGCATCAAATTCGTGTGCATGCACAGACTATAGGTGCGCCTTTGGTGGCTGATAAAGCGTATGGAGGAAAAGATTTATTCTTGTCAGAAATCAAGCGCAAAAAATTCAATCTTAAAAAATGGGAAGAAGAACTTCCTCTGATGCAGCGTGTAGCTCTTCATGCAAAAGAATTAGCTTTTAATGGAATGAATGGAGAAGTTATAAAAGCAATAACAGAATACCCAAAAGATTTTAATGCACTTTTAAGGCAACTTGGTAAATTTGATATGTAG
- the aceA gene encoding isocitrate lyase, whose amino-acid sequence MSKTNGTSNKFAHRSVSELENEWKTSARWKGITRDYTGEDVAKLRGSVKVEHTLGRMGAERLWNLMHNEPYVNSLGAITGNQAVQQVKAGLKAIYMSGWQVAADGNNAGQMYPDQSLYPADSVPKMVTRINNALLRADQIENAEGQEPIHWLAPIVADAEAGFGGVLNAFELMKAMIEAGAAGVHFEDQLSSAKKCGHMGGKVLVPTKEAVQKLKAARLAADVLDVPTVLIARTDANGSFLITSDIDETDAPFISDEPRTSEGFFVLKGGIEAAVARGLAYAPYADVVWCETGKPDVEEARYFAEKIHEKFPGKLLAYNCSPSFNWTANLDKDTIASFQQQLGEMGYKFQFVTLAGFHSLNMGMFELALKYKTEGMAAYSRLQDKEFDYEEKGYTGTKHQRFVGAGYFDQVAQAIVGEGLSTAALKGSTEEEQFHDAKADA is encoded by the coding sequence ATGTCTAAGACAAACGGAACTTCGAACAAATTTGCTCACAGAAGCGTGTCAGAATTAGAAAACGAATGGAAAACATCAGCTCGTTGGAAAGGAATTACTAGAGATTATACAGGAGAAGATGTAGCTAAATTACGTGGTTCAGTAAAAGTAGAACATACATTAGGACGTATGGGCGCAGAGCGTTTGTGGAATCTTATGCACAATGAACCTTATGTAAATTCATTAGGTGCAATTACAGGAAACCAAGCTGTACAGCAAGTAAAAGCTGGTTTGAAAGCTATTTATATGAGTGGCTGGCAGGTAGCAGCAGATGGAAACAATGCTGGACAAATGTATCCAGACCAAAGTTTGTACCCTGCTGATAGTGTTCCAAAAATGGTAACTCGTATCAATAACGCTCTTTTACGTGCTGACCAAATTGAAAATGCAGAAGGGCAAGAACCAATTCATTGGTTAGCTCCAATTGTAGCTGATGCAGAAGCTGGTTTTGGGGGTGTTTTGAATGCTTTTGAACTTATGAAAGCAATGATTGAAGCAGGTGCAGCAGGTGTTCACTTTGAAGATCAACTTTCTTCTGCTAAAAAATGTGGACACATGGGAGGAAAAGTATTAGTTCCTACTAAAGAAGCTGTTCAAAAATTGAAAGCTGCTCGTTTGGCTGCTGATGTTTTGGATGTTCCTACTGTTCTGATTGCTCGTACAGATGCAAATGGTTCATTTTTGATTACAAGTGATATTGACGAAACTGATGCTCCATTTATTTCTGATGAGCCTCGTACTTCAGAAGGATTTTTTGTTTTGAAAGGTGGAATTGAAGCTGCTGTTGCTCGTGGATTGGCGTATGCACCGTATGCTGATGTAGTTTGGTGTGAAACTGGTAAGCCAGATGTAGAGGAAGCTCGTTATTTTGCTGAAAAAATTCATGAAAAATTCCCAGGTAAATTATTGGCGTATAACTGTTCGCCTTCTTTCAACTGGACAGCTAATTTAGATAAAGACACAATTGCTAGTTTCCAACAGCAATTAGGAGAAATGGGTTACAAATTCCAATTCGTAACACTTGCAGGTTTCCATAGCTTAAACATGGGAATGTTCGAACTTGCATTAAAATACAAAACTGAAGGAATGGCTGCTTATTCTCGTCTTCAAGACAAAGAATTTGATTACGAAGAAAAAGGCTATACTGGAACTAAACACCAACGTTTTGTAGGTGCTGGTTATTTTGATCAAGTAGCTCAAGCTATCGTAGGCGAAGGTTTATCTACTGCTGCCTTGAAAGGTTCAACGGAAGAAGAGCAATTTCATGACGCAAAAGCTGATGCTTAA